One genomic segment of Stenotrophomonas sp. 704A1 includes these proteins:
- the mreD gene encoding rod shape-determining protein MreD encodes MSRLRDNRWVLPASLVVALLLGLLPLPALLQPLRPYWLALVLAYWVIETPERVGLGIAFASGVVADLLYGGVLGEQALRLVMLAFILQRFRARIRFFPMSQQMLAIGGLLFNDRIVSALVHIVVDEPTLPWSYWWAPLLGMGLWPLVFVLLDAVRFGKRGR; translated from the coding sequence ATGAGCCGCCTGCGCGACAACCGTTGGGTGCTGCCGGCCAGCCTGGTGGTGGCGCTGCTGCTGGGCCTGCTGCCGCTGCCGGCGTTGCTGCAGCCGCTGCGCCCGTACTGGCTGGCGCTGGTGCTGGCGTACTGGGTCATCGAAACGCCCGAGCGGGTCGGCCTGGGCATCGCCTTCGCCAGCGGCGTGGTCGCCGATCTGCTGTACGGCGGGGTGCTCGGCGAGCAGGCGCTGCGGCTGGTGATGCTGGCCTTCATCCTGCAGCGCTTCCGCGCGCGCATCCGCTTCTTCCCGATGTCGCAGCAGATGCTGGCCATTGGCGGCCTGCTGTTCAACGACCGCATCGTCAGCGCGCTGGTGCACATCGTGGTGGACGAGCCGACGTTGCCCTGGTCGTACTGGTGGGCACCGCTGCTGGGCATGGGCCTGTGGCCGCTGGTGTTCGTGCTGCTGGATGCGGTGCGCTTCGGCAAGCGCGGGCGCTGA
- the mreC gene encoding rod shape-determining protein MreC: MPPYAGPPVASRSGDAASPLRLLAYLALAITLIVLDDQAGWLARLREQANSLVQPVWALAGLPGKLGSQVKDSAASHSQLVSENRELRNQLLLANARLTRLQTAALDNAQLRELLNVAERSGLDVQLAPILDIDLDPVKQRLVLDAGSREGVHLGQAVIDAGGLMGQVISVTGGSSTVLLLTDPDHAVPVTVARNGVRLIVYGRGDTLELRDIPLSAGVEVGDEIVTSGLGGRFPAGFPVGTITGLRPDDTHAFLVGELKPAAQLDRGRDVLLLRPGAAIRLPAAGELPPTAPSAQPAPASPLTPAPSARPLQQQGGSTPAGSTVVPAAGLQPQPTQPQPEVQR, encoded by the coding sequence GTGCCGCCCTACGCCGGACCTCCCGTCGCTTCCCGATCCGGTGATGCCGCCAGCCCGTTGCGGCTGCTGGCCTACCTGGCGTTGGCCATCACCCTGATCGTGCTGGATGACCAGGCCGGCTGGCTGGCGCGCCTGCGCGAGCAGGCCAACAGCCTGGTGCAGCCGGTCTGGGCCCTGGCCGGGCTGCCCGGCAAGCTCGGCAGCCAGGTCAAGGATTCGGCCGCCAGCCATTCGCAGCTGGTGAGTGAAAACCGCGAACTGCGCAACCAGCTGCTGCTGGCCAACGCCCGCCTCACCCGCCTGCAGACCGCCGCGCTGGACAACGCCCAGCTGCGCGAGCTGCTGAACGTGGCCGAGCGCAGTGGCCTGGACGTACAGCTGGCGCCGATCCTGGATATCGACCTGGACCCGGTGAAACAGCGTCTGGTGCTGGATGCCGGCAGCCGCGAGGGCGTGCACCTCGGCCAGGCGGTGATCGATGCCGGTGGCCTGATGGGGCAGGTGATCAGCGTGACCGGTGGCAGTTCCACCGTGCTGCTGCTGACCGACCCCGACCACGCGGTGCCGGTGACCGTGGCCCGCAACGGCGTGCGCCTGATCGTCTACGGCCGCGGCGACACGCTGGAGCTGCGCGACATCCCGCTCAGCGCCGGCGTGGAAGTCGGCGACGAGATCGTCACCTCCGGCCTCGGTGGCCGCTTCCCGGCCGGCTTCCCGGTCGGCACCATCACCGGCCTTCGCCCGGATGACACCCACGCCTTCCTGGTCGGCGAACTGAAGCCGGCCGCCCAGCTCGACCGCGGCCGCGACGTGCTGCTGCTGCGCCCGGGGGCGGCAATTCGCTTGCCTGCGGCGGGCGAATTGCCGCCGACTGCACCTTCGGCGCAACCGGCCCCCGCATCCCCCCTTACCCCCGCGCCGTCGGCGCGCCCCCTTCAACAACAAGGGGGCTCCACTCCAGCCGGCTCTACGGTAGTGCCGGCCGCTGGACTGCAACCGCAACCCACCCAGCCGCAGCCGGAGGTCCAGCGATGA